TCGATCGGAGATCGTCCGAGAGCCCGATCCCCACCCCCGCCTCCTTGCGCGCCTCGGCCTCGGGATCCGGAGCCGGGGCCATGGGACCGGAGATGGAGGGTCCACGGAGCCGGTCGGAACCCGTGGCGTCGCCGTTGTCACCGTCACCGGCGTCACCGCCGTCGCTCTTGCCGGCATTGTCCGGCTTGGGCATGTCCCCGGGACGGACCAGTCCCTTGATGACCTGGAGCTTGCCGTCCCGGCCGATGGTGGCGATGCAGCCCGCGATGGCGTAGTCCTCCGCCTGGTAGGCCGCCCGGGCCTCCACCGCCGCGTGGATCTCGTCCGTGCGGGTCTCGATGGCGCAGGCCTCCTCGCCGAGTTGCTCGGTCCATTCGTCCTCGTCGAGTTCGCAAAGCTCGTCCTCGCGGGAGCGCAGACGCTCCAGCTCGGCCGCCTCCTCGGCCGTGGGTGTTACGGGTTCCGGCTGGATGCGCCCGTAGCGCGCAAGCTCGGTCCAGTCGACCTCCGGCACTGCCGTTGCCCAGCGCCAGCGGGTCGCCAGGTCCTTCGCGGTTTCGTCCAGCTTCTCCATGGCGAGATTGTTCAGCAGCACCGGGTCCTCCAGCCAGACGCCGCTCTCGTCCTCGTCCGAGAAGAGGTCCCGCAACACCGCTCCGCCCGCGGCCTCGTAGGCGTCGACCCCCACGAAATGCGCCACGGCGGAGTTGGCCGGAACCCGGTCCTGGGTGAGGAGCCGCTTCACCTGCCAGGCGGTGGGGCGGTAGCCCTGGCTGGCCACCTGCTGGTAGACCGTCATCTGGCGGTGATGGTCGGTGGTGACGGCGAAGCCCTTG
This is a stretch of genomic DNA from Deltaproteobacteria bacterium. It encodes these proteins:
- a CDS encoding ParB/RepB/Spo0J family partition protein; this encodes MNHSAPVHEPTIRPISLDRLVIAPENVRKTPPDAAAEAELKASIAAHGLLKNLVVRSDGPGRNYAVIAGGRRLAALKALAADGVLDAAHPVPCLVVDGDAPSAELSLAENVVRIAMHPADQVAAFRDLAESGSSVSSIAARFGISERLVEQRLRLGNAAPELLDAYRAGAIDLETLKGFAVTTDHHRQMTVYQQVASQGYRPTAWQVKRLLTQDRVPANSAVAHFVGVDAYEAAGGAVLRDLFSDEDESGVWLEDPVLLNNLAMEKLDETAKDLATRWRWATAVPEVDWTELARYGRIQPEPVTPTAEEAAELERLRSREDELCELDEDEWTEQLGEEACAIETRTDEIHAAVEARAAYQAEDYAIAGCIATIGRDGKLQVIKGLVRPGDMPKPDNAGKSDGGDAGDGDNGDATGSDRLRGPSISGPMAPAPDPEAEARKEAGVGIGLSDDLRS